A section of the Lepus europaeus isolate LE1 chromosome 10, mLepTim1.pri, whole genome shotgun sequence genome encodes:
- the LMBR1L gene encoding protein LMBR1L, which yields MEAADYEVLSVREQLFHERVRECIISALLFATLYILCHIFLTRFKKPAEFTTVDDEDATVNKIALELCTFTLAVALGAVLLLPFSIISNEVLLSLPRNYYIQWLNGSLIHGLWNLVFLFSNLSLIFLMPFAYFFTESEGFAGSRKGVLGRVYETVVMLLLLTLLVLGMVWVASAIVDNKASRESLYDFWEYYLPYLYSCISFLGVLLLLVCTPLGLARMFSVTGKLLVKPRLLEDLEEQLYCSAFEEAALTHRICNPTSCWLPLDMELLHRQVLALQTQRVLLEKRRKASAWQRNLGYPLAMLCLLVLTGLSVLIVAFHILELLIDEAAMPRGMQDASLGQVSFSKLGSFGAIIQVVLIFYLMVSSVVGFYSSPLFRGLRPRCHDTAMTQIIGNCVCLLVLSSALPVFSRTLGLTRFDLLGDFGRFNWLGNFYIVFLYNAAFAGLSTLCLVKTFTAAVRAELIRAFGLDRLPLPVSGFPRASRKSQHHQ from the exons ATGGAAGCGGCGGACTACGAAGTGCTGTCCGTACGGGAGCAGCTATTCCACGAGCGGGTCCGCGAGTGCATC ATCTCAGCTCTTCTGTTTGCCACACTCTACATCCTTTGCCACATCTTCCTGACCCGCTTCAAGAAGCCTGCCGAGTTCACCACAG TGGATGATGAAGATGCCACAGTCAACAAAATTGC GCTCGAGCTGTGCACTTTTACCCTGGCCGTCGCCCTGGGTGCTGTCCTACTCTTGCCCTTCTCCATCATCAGCAACGAGGTGCTGCTGTCCCTGCCTCGGAACTACTACATCCAGTGGCTCAATGGTTCCCTCATCCATG GCCTCTGGAACctggtttttctcttttccaacCTGTCCCTCATCTTCCTCATGCCCTTTGCGTATTTCTTCACTGAGTCCGAGGGCTTTGCTGGCTCTAGAAAG GGTGTCCTGGGCCGGGTCTACGAGACAGTGGTGATGCTGCTGCTACTCACTCTGCTGGTGCTGGGCATGGTGTGGGTGGCGTCGGCCATCGTGGACAACAAGGCCAGCAGGGAGTCACTCTACG ACTTCTGGGAGTACTATCTCCCCTACCTCTACTCCTGCATCTCCTTCCTCGGGGTCCTGCTGCTTCTGG TGTGTACCCCACTAGGTCTCGCCCGCATGTTCTCGGTCACCGGGAAGCTGCTGGTCAAGCCCCGG CtgctggaagacctggaagagcaACTCTACTGCTCGGCCTTTGAGGAAGCAGCTCTGACACACAGGATCTGTA ATCCCACCTCCTGCTGGCTGCCTTTGGACATGGAGCTGCTGCACAGACAGGTCTTGGCTCTGCAGACACAGAGGGTCCTCCTGG AGAAGCGGCGGAAGGCTTCGGCCTGGCAGCGGAACCTGGGCTACCCCCTGGCCATGCTGTGCTTGCTGGTGCTGACC GGCCTGTCTGTGCTCATTGTGGCCTTCCACATCCTGGAGCTGCTCATTGATGAGGCAGCCATGCCCCGAGGCATGCAG GATGCCTCCCTGGGCCAGGTGTCTTTCTCCAAGCTGGGCTCCTTCGGTGCCATCATCCAGGTTGTCCTCATCTT TTACCTGATGGTGTCCTCCGTCGTGGGCTTCTACAGCTCTCCACTCTTCCGGGGCCTGCGGCCCAGGTGCCACGACACAGCCATGACTCAG ATAATTGGGAACTGTGTCTGCCTCCTGGTCCTAAGCTCGGCACTTCCTGTGTTCTCTCGGACTCTGG GACTCACTCGCTTCGACCTGCTGGGCGACTTTGGACGCTTCAACTGGCTGGGAAACTTCTACATCGTGTTCCTCTACAACGCAGCCTTTGCCGGCCTCAGCACGCTGTGCTTGGTGAAGACCTTCACCGCCGCCGTGCGGGCAGAGCTCATCCGAGCCTTTG GCCTGGACAGATTGCCGCTGCCTGTTTCCGGCTTCCCCCGGGCATCTCGGAAGAGCCAGCACCACCAGTGA